In Microbacterium pumilum, the following proteins share a genomic window:
- the uvrA gene encoding excinuclease ABC subunit UvrA, with the protein MPIVPVAAPGNTSGKLSVRGARVHNLKNVDLDIPRDSLVVFTGLSGSGKSSLAFDTIFAEGQRRYVESLSAYARQFLGQVDRPDVDFIEGLSPAVSIDQKSTNRNPRSTVGTITEIHDYMRLLWARIGVPHCPECGEVIQRQTVQQIADQLMELPEKTRYQIVAPVVSQKKGEFVDLFKELGAKGYARAIVDGDLIQLAEPPTLKKTYKHDIGVVVDRLVASPDILGRVTDSVETALGLAAGIVQINFVDEEGDAAWQSFSEKLACPNGHPLQLTEIEPRTFSFNAPFGACPTCSGLGTRMSVDVDLMLGDEEASIREGVLIPWTTQGKGLFQYYERLLEGLADDLNFSLDTPWNELRVDVQEAILRGENYKVTVKWKNRYGREMRYSSGFEGVVPYIERQYVQAESDSQRQRWSEYLREVPCAVCHGDRLKPEVLAVLVHGHSIADASRLSLGDAQAYFAQLQLTPREAKIAAQVLREIRVRLEFLLQVGLNYLSLSRSAGSLSGGEAQRIRLATQIGSGLTGVLYVLDEPSIGLHQRDNRRLIETLLTLRDLGNTLIVVEHDEETIHAADWVVDIGPGAGVNGGEVVHSGPYAQLLAEKESLTGDYLAGRRSIETPKKRRRIDKERQITVEGARENNLRNVTVKFPLGVMTAVTGVSGSGKSSLVNGILYEVLATRLNGARRVAGKHTRVTGLDNLDKVVHVDQAPIGRTPRSNPATYTGVFDRVRTLFSETPEAKVRGYQPGRFSFNVKGGRCEACAGDGTIKIEMNFLPDVYVDCEVCHGKRYNRDTLAVHYKGKNIAEVLEMSIEDAADFFEPIQAIHRYLRTLVDVGLGYVRLGQSATTLSGGEAQRVKLATELQRRSNGRSIYVLDEPTTGLHFEDVRRLLEVLHSLVDKGNTVIVIEHNLDVIKSSDWVIDLGPEGGSGGGEVVATGTPEQVSRIEASHTGTFLAEVLGTSAERRKAG; encoded by the coding sequence GTGCCCATCGTCCCCGTCGCCGCGCCCGGAAACACCAGCGGAAAGCTCAGCGTCCGGGGTGCCCGTGTCCACAATCTCAAGAACGTCGATCTCGACATCCCTCGCGACTCGCTGGTGGTCTTCACTGGTCTCTCGGGGTCCGGAAAGTCGTCGCTCGCGTTCGACACGATCTTCGCGGAAGGCCAGCGGCGCTACGTCGAGTCGCTGAGCGCGTACGCGCGTCAGTTCCTCGGCCAGGTCGACCGACCCGACGTCGATTTCATCGAGGGACTCAGCCCCGCGGTCTCGATCGACCAGAAGTCGACGAACCGCAACCCGCGGTCGACGGTCGGCACGATCACCGAGATCCACGACTACATGCGTCTGCTGTGGGCGCGCATCGGCGTACCCCACTGCCCGGAGTGCGGCGAGGTCATCCAGCGCCAGACCGTGCAGCAGATCGCCGATCAGCTCATGGAGCTGCCCGAGAAGACCCGATACCAGATCGTCGCGCCGGTCGTCTCGCAGAAGAAGGGCGAGTTCGTCGACCTCTTCAAAGAGCTCGGCGCCAAAGGCTACGCCCGTGCGATCGTCGATGGCGACCTCATCCAGCTCGCAGAGCCGCCCACGCTCAAGAAGACCTACAAGCACGACATCGGCGTGGTCGTCGACCGTCTCGTCGCGAGCCCCGACATCCTCGGCCGCGTCACCGATTCGGTCGAGACGGCGCTGGGCCTGGCCGCGGGAATCGTGCAGATCAACTTCGTCGACGAAGAAGGAGATGCCGCGTGGCAGTCCTTCTCCGAGAAGCTGGCCTGCCCGAACGGGCACCCGCTGCAGCTTACCGAGATCGAGCCCCGGACGTTCTCGTTCAACGCGCCGTTCGGTGCGTGCCCGACGTGCTCGGGACTCGGCACCCGGATGTCGGTGGATGTCGACCTGATGCTCGGCGACGAGGAGGCCTCGATCCGCGAGGGCGTGCTCATCCCGTGGACGACGCAGGGAAAGGGGCTCTTCCAGTATTACGAACGCCTTCTCGAAGGACTCGCCGACGACCTGAACTTCTCGCTCGACACCCCGTGGAACGAGCTGCGGGTCGACGTGCAGGAGGCGATCCTGCGCGGTGAGAACTACAAGGTCACCGTGAAGTGGAAGAACCGCTACGGGCGCGAGATGCGCTACTCGTCGGGATTCGAGGGCGTCGTGCCCTACATCGAGCGGCAGTACGTGCAGGCGGAGTCTGACTCCCAGCGCCAGCGCTGGTCGGAATACCTGCGCGAAGTGCCGTGCGCGGTGTGCCACGGCGACCGCCTGAAGCCGGAGGTGCTGGCCGTGCTGGTGCACGGGCACTCGATCGCAGACGCGTCGCGGCTGAGTCTCGGCGACGCCCAGGCCTACTTCGCACAGCTCCAGCTGACACCGCGCGAGGCGAAGATCGCGGCACAGGTGCTGCGTGAGATCCGGGTGCGGCTGGAATTCCTGCTGCAGGTGGGGCTGAACTATCTGAGCCTCTCGCGGTCGGCGGGCTCCCTCTCCGGGGGAGAGGCACAGCGCATCCGTCTCGCCACCCAGATCGGGTCCGGCCTGACCGGAGTCCTGTACGTCCTCGATGAACCCTCCATCGGCCTGCACCAGCGCGACAACCGGCGGCTCATCGAGACGCTTCTCACGCTCCGCGACCTCGGCAACACGCTCATCGTGGTCGAGCACGACGAAGAGACGATCCATGCCGCGGACTGGGTCGTCGACATCGGGCCGGGCGCGGGGGTGAACGGCGGCGAGGTCGTGCACTCGGGGCCGTACGCTCAGCTGCTCGCCGAGAAGGAGTCGCTCACGGGGGACTACCTCGCCGGGCGGCGGTCGATCGAGACCCCGAAGAAGCGGCGCCGCATCGACAAGGAGCGCCAGATCACGGTCGAGGGTGCGCGCGAGAACAACCTCCGCAACGTGACGGTGAAGTTCCCGCTCGGGGTCATGACCGCGGTCACCGGTGTGAGTGGTTCGGGCAAGTCCTCGCTCGTGAACGGCATCCTCTACGAGGTGCTGGCGACGAGGCTCAACGGAGCCCGGCGGGTCGCGGGCAAGCACACGCGCGTGACCGGCCTCGACAACCTCGACAAGGTCGTGCACGTCGACCAGGCGCCGATCGGTCGCACGCCGCGATCGAACCCTGCGACCTACACCGGCGTCTTCGACCGAGTCCGCACGCTGTTCAGCGAGACTCCCGAGGCCAAGGTGCGCGGGTACCAGCCCGGCCGGTTCAGCTTCAACGTGAAGGGCGGGCGGTGCGAGGCGTGTGCCGGCGACGGCACGATCAAGATCGAGATGAACTTCCTTCCCGACGTCTATGTGGACTGCGAGGTGTGCCACGGCAAGCGGTACAACCGCGACACGCTCGCCGTGCACTACAAGGGCAAGAACATCGCCGAGGTGCTCGAGATGTCGATCGAGGATGCCGCAGATTTCTTCGAGCCGATCCAGGCGATCCACCGCTACCTGCGGACGCTCGTCGACGTCGGCCTCGGATACGTGCGGCTCGGTCAATCGGCCACGACGCTCTCCGGTGGCGAAGCGCAGCGCGTGAAGCTCGCGACCGAGCTCCAGCGTCGCAGCAACGGCCGCAGCATCTACGTGCTCGACGAGCCGACGACGGGCCTCCACTTCGAAGATGTCCGCCGGCTGCTCGAAGTGCTGCACAGCCTCGTCGACAAGGGCAACACCGTCATCGTCATCGAGCACAACCTCGACGTGATCAAGTCGTCGGACTGGGTCATCGACCTCGGGCCCGAAGGCGGATCCGGCGGCGGCGAGGTCGTCGCGACCGGCACGCCCGAGCAGGTCTCGCGCATCGAGGCGAGCCACACCGGGACATTCCTCGCCGAGGTCCTCGGCACCTCGGCCGAGCGCCGCAAGGCCGGCTGA
- the uvrC gene encoding excinuclease ABC subunit UvrC, which translates to MPNQLSYRPRPGEIPTNPGVYRFRDAQGRVLYVGKAKNLRARLSNYFAPLHTLHERTRRMVTTAASVEWTVVATDVDSLQLEYMWIKEFDPPFNVRYKDDKSYPFMAITLADEAPRVIVTRNRRISGAKYFGPYPKVWAVHDTIDLMIKVFPIRTCSDASYKKAMATGRPCFPGQIGRCGGPCSMKVTIEEHRVIVDDFIAFMAGGDQRFTKELTARMREASAAMDYEAAAIYRDRLQSIDAVLNRSALVLASDTDADLFGIAEDELAATVQHFIIRGGRVRGVRATTIEKELDISGGDLVDQVLQRTYGDAAPVDIPRQVLVPSLPDDSEELEQWLRDKRDRPVTIQVAQRGRKAELMKTATLNAQQALILHKTRRTSDYVARTQALTDLQEALGLAEAPLRIECFDVSHLGGTNVVASMVVFEDGLPRKDQYRSFGVPETTDDTDSIYQVLTRRLAYVDRGDAEDAAELAAAAAAATDPEGALRPVGEPVEPQEPVVTTRKRPRFAYRPQLLVVDGGKPQVEAAARARADAGHEEIALCGIAKRLEEVWLPGEDYPVILPRTSEALYLLQRLRDEAHRFAITHQRKRRRNDIQTVLAEVPGLGDARIKALLRHFGSVSALRHATSDEIEELPGVGPKLAAAIHAHLSSG; encoded by the coding sequence ATGCCCAATCAGCTCTCCTACCGGCCGAGGCCGGGCGAGATCCCCACCAACCCCGGCGTCTACCGCTTCCGCGACGCGCAGGGGCGCGTGCTGTACGTGGGGAAGGCGAAGAACCTGCGCGCTCGGCTGTCGAACTACTTCGCACCGCTGCACACCCTGCACGAGCGCACACGGCGCATGGTCACCACCGCGGCATCCGTCGAATGGACCGTCGTCGCGACCGACGTCGACTCCCTCCAGCTCGAGTACATGTGGATCAAGGAGTTCGATCCGCCGTTCAACGTGCGCTACAAGGACGACAAGTCCTACCCGTTCATGGCGATCACGCTCGCGGATGAGGCGCCCCGCGTCATCGTGACCCGCAATCGGCGCATCAGCGGGGCCAAGTACTTCGGGCCGTATCCGAAGGTCTGGGCCGTGCACGACACGATCGACCTGATGATCAAGGTGTTCCCGATCCGCACCTGCAGCGACGCTAGTTACAAGAAGGCTATGGCGACGGGCCGCCCGTGCTTCCCCGGCCAGATCGGCCGCTGCGGCGGCCCATGCTCGATGAAGGTCACGATCGAGGAGCATCGCGTGATCGTGGACGACTTCATCGCGTTCATGGCCGGCGGCGATCAGCGGTTCACGAAAGAGCTGACGGCACGGATGCGGGAGGCATCCGCCGCCATGGACTACGAGGCCGCCGCGATCTACCGCGACCGGCTGCAGTCCATCGACGCGGTGCTCAACAGGAGCGCGCTCGTGCTGGCGTCCGACACGGATGCCGACCTCTTCGGGATCGCGGAGGATGAGCTCGCCGCGACGGTGCAGCACTTCATCATCCGCGGCGGGCGCGTGCGCGGTGTGCGCGCGACCACGATCGAGAAGGAGCTCGACATCTCAGGCGGCGACCTCGTCGATCAGGTCCTGCAGCGCACCTACGGGGATGCGGCACCCGTCGACATCCCTCGCCAGGTGCTGGTGCCCTCGCTGCCGGACGATTCCGAGGAGCTGGAGCAGTGGCTGCGAGACAAGCGGGATCGACCCGTCACCATCCAGGTGGCGCAGCGCGGGCGCAAGGCCGAGCTCATGAAGACCGCGACCCTCAACGCCCAGCAGGCGCTCATCCTGCACAAGACCCGTCGCACCAGCGACTACGTGGCGCGCACTCAGGCGCTCACCGACCTGCAGGAGGCGCTGGGCCTCGCCGAGGCACCGCTGCGCATCGAGTGCTTCGACGTCTCGCACCTCGGTGGCACGAACGTCGTCGCCTCGATGGTGGTCTTCGAGGACGGCCTGCCGCGCAAGGACCAGTACCGGTCGTTCGGCGTGCCCGAGACGACCGACGACACGGACTCGATCTACCAGGTGCTCACCAGGCGGCTGGCGTACGTCGACCGCGGCGACGCGGAAGACGCGGCCGAACTGGCGGCCGCAGCCGCCGCCGCGACCGATCCTGAAGGCGCCCTCCGACCGGTTGGTGAGCCTGTCGAACCCCAGGAGCCGGTCGTGACGACCCGCAAGCGGCCCCGCTTCGCGTACCGCCCGCAATTGCTCGTCGTGGATGGCGGCAAGCCACAGGTCGAGGCGGCCGCCCGCGCGCGGGCCGATGCCGGGCACGAGGAGATCGCCCTCTGCGGCATCGCGAAGCGACTCGAAGAGGTCTGGCTGCCGGGAGAGGACTACCCCGTGATCCTGCCCCGGACGTCTGAGGCCCTCTATCTCCTGCAGCGTCTGCGCGACGAGGCGCACAGGTTCGCGATCACGCACCAGCGCAAGCGCCGGCGGAACGACATCCAGACAGTCCTGGCCGAGGTGCCGGGCCTCGGCGACGCGCGCATCAAGGCGCTGCTGCGCCACTTCGGATCGGTGAGCGCGCTCCGCCACGCGACATCCGACGAGATCGAGGAGCTGCCAGGGGTCGGACCCAAGCTGGCCGCCGCGATCCATGCCCATCTGTCGAGTGGCTAG
- the rapZ gene encoding RNase adapter RapZ, whose amino-acid sequence MTEAERRESGEVLIVTGMSGAGRSTAANALEDLGWYVVDNLPPQMLRPLLDLTELAAGVLPRVAVVVDVRGRDLFSELPEAILALRERRQIRLIFLDAADGVLVRRFEAVRRPHPLQGDGTVLDGIRLERERLAAVRESADIIIDTSSHNIHQLSSQVAELFSEAGAARHTLTILSFGFKYGLPPDADLVADMRFLPNPFWNDELRALTGEDDAVREYVLAQDGAREFIETYAAALHPVLAGYQRENKRHSVVAIGCTGGKHRSVVMARELAELLAAEPGVAVRVKHRDLGRE is encoded by the coding sequence ATGACCGAGGCAGAGCGCCGCGAGAGCGGCGAGGTGCTGATCGTGACCGGGATGTCGGGAGCCGGCCGATCGACGGCCGCCAACGCCCTCGAGGACCTCGGTTGGTACGTCGTCGACAATCTGCCGCCCCAGATGCTCCGGCCGCTCCTCGACCTGACCGAGCTGGCCGCAGGGGTGCTGCCACGCGTTGCCGTCGTCGTCGATGTGCGCGGCCGTGACCTGTTCTCGGAGCTGCCCGAGGCGATTCTCGCGCTGCGCGAACGCCGGCAGATCCGGCTCATCTTCCTGGATGCCGCGGACGGCGTGCTCGTCCGGCGCTTCGAGGCCGTCCGCCGTCCCCACCCCCTTCAGGGCGACGGCACGGTGCTCGACGGCATCCGTCTGGAGCGCGAGCGCCTCGCCGCCGTACGCGAGAGCGCCGACATCATCATCGACACGTCGTCGCACAACATCCACCAGCTCTCGTCGCAGGTCGCAGAGCTGTTCTCCGAAGCGGGTGCCGCGCGGCACACGCTCACCATCCTCAGCTTCGGATTCAAGTACGGACTGCCGCCGGACGCCGATCTCGTCGCCGATATGCGCTTCCTGCCGAACCCGTTCTGGAACGATGAACTGCGCGCCCTGACCGGTGAAGACGACGCGGTGCGCGAGTACGTGCTCGCTCAGGACGGTGCGCGGGAGTTCATCGAGACTTACGCGGCAGCACTGCATCCCGTCCTCGCGGGCTACCAGCGCGAGAACAAGCGGCACTCCGTCGTCGCGATCGGCTGCACCGGCGGCAAGCACCGCTCGGTCGTGATGGCCCGCGAGCTCGCAGAGCTGCTCGCGGCGGAGCCCGGGGTGGCGGTGCGGGTGAAGCATCGAGACCTCGGCCGTGAATGA
- the whiA gene encoding DNA-binding protein WhiA, with amino-acid sequence MSLTADVKAELTAVRDPRPTARVAELTSLLRFSGGLHSIANRVAVEAELDSDVLARRVARDLMEIYGVRPELVHVQGSGARNGSHFAVRVIEGGETLARQTGLLDQRRRPVRGLPNKLTTGSRGDLAAIWRGAFLAAGSLSEPGRSAALEITCPASEAAMALVGAAHRLGIPAKAREVRGVPRVVVREGEAIRLALAQMGAEKAAAQWDQLRQRREVRAGVNRLVNFDDANLRRSAQAAVAACARVERALEILADDVPDHLREAGELRLAHRDASLDELGHHVDPPLTKDAVAGRIRRLLAMADKKAETEGLPDTESAVPAGLDD; translated from the coding sequence GTGTCGCTGACCGCTGACGTGAAGGCCGAGCTCACTGCGGTGCGCGATCCGCGCCCGACGGCCCGGGTGGCCGAGCTCACCTCGCTGCTGCGGTTCTCGGGTGGACTGCACTCGATCGCGAACCGGGTCGCCGTCGAGGCGGAGCTCGACTCCGACGTCCTCGCGCGTCGCGTGGCACGAGACCTGATGGAGATCTACGGCGTCCGGCCCGAGCTCGTGCACGTGCAGGGCTCCGGTGCCCGCAACGGCAGCCACTTCGCCGTCCGCGTGATCGAGGGCGGTGAGACGCTCGCTCGCCAGACCGGGCTGCTCGATCAGCGCCGGCGCCCCGTGCGCGGGCTGCCGAACAAGCTCACGACCGGATCCCGCGGCGACCTCGCTGCGATCTGGCGGGGCGCGTTCCTGGCTGCCGGCTCATTGAGCGAGCCCGGCCGTTCCGCCGCGCTCGAGATCACGTGCCCCGCGTCCGAGGCCGCCATGGCGCTCGTGGGCGCCGCCCACCGGCTGGGCATCCCGGCGAAGGCCCGCGAGGTCCGGGGAGTGCCACGGGTCGTCGTCCGCGAGGGCGAGGCGATCCGCCTGGCACTCGCGCAGATGGGCGCCGAGAAGGCCGCTGCCCAGTGGGACCAGCTGCGTCAGCGCCGCGAAGTGCGTGCCGGCGTCAACCGGCTCGTGAACTTCGATGACGCCAACCTGCGCCGTTCGGCTCAGGCGGCGGTCGCGGCGTGCGCACGCGTCGAGCGAGCGCTCGAGATCCTCGCCGACGACGTGCCCGACCACCTGCGCGAGGCGGGCGAGCTGCGCCTCGCGCATCGCGACGCGAGTCTCGACGAGCTCGGCCATCACGTCGACCCGCCGCTGACGAAGGATGCCGTCGCCGGGCGCATCCGGCGGCTCCTCGCCATGGCAGACAAGAAGGCAGAGACCGAGGGACTGCCCGACACCGAATCGGCCGTACCGGCCGGCCTCGACGACTGA
- a CDS encoding superoxide dismutase yields the protein MAKYTLPDLPYDYAALEPHISGKIMQLHHDKHHQAYVTGANTALDQLAEARETGNLANVNKLEKDLAFNLGGHVNHSIFWTNLSPDGGGQPDGELAAAIDEFFGGFDKFQAHFTAAATGIQGSGWAVLSWDPLGEQLLIQQLFDQQSNTAQGTIPVFQLDMWEHAFYLDYLNVKADYVKAVWNIANWANVADRLAVAREKTAGLLVLS from the coding sequence ATGGCGAAGTACACGTTGCCCGACCTCCCCTACGACTACGCCGCACTCGAGCCGCACATCAGCGGCAAGATCATGCAGCTGCACCACGACAAGCACCACCAGGCCTACGTGACCGGCGCGAACACCGCGCTCGACCAGCTGGCCGAGGCGCGTGAGACGGGCAACCTCGCGAACGTCAACAAGCTCGAGAAGGATCTCGCCTTCAACCTCGGCGGGCACGTGAACCACTCGATCTTCTGGACCAACCTCTCGCCCGACGGCGGCGGGCAGCCCGACGGCGAGCTCGCGGCCGCCATCGACGAGTTCTTCGGCGGGTTCGACAAATTCCAGGCGCACTTCACGGCCGCCGCGACCGGTATCCAGGGCTCCGGCTGGGCCGTGCTCAGCTGGGATCCCCTCGGCGAGCAGCTCCTGATCCAGCAGCTGTTCGATCAGCAGTCCAACACGGCGCAGGGCACGATTCCGGTGTTCCAGCTCGACATGTGGGAGCACGCGTTCTACCTCGACTACCTCAACGTCAAGGCCGACTACGTCAAGGCCGTCTGGAACATCGCCAACTGGGCGAACGTCGCTGACCGTCTGGCGGTCGCCCGCGAGAAGACTGCAGGCCTGCTGGTACTGTCATAG
- the gap gene encoding type I glyceraldehyde-3-phosphate dehydrogenase, translating to MAVKIGINGFGRIGRNFLRAALAQGADLEIVAVNDLTDNKTLAHLLKYDSVGGRLAEDVSYDEGSITVGGKSIKVFEERDPANLPWGELGVDIVIESTGRFTKADDAKKHIAGGAKKVIISAPATGDDATLVMGVNEETYNPETDVIISNASCTTNCLAPLAKVFNDAFGIERGFMMTAHAYTADQNLQDGPHSDLRRARGAAINIVPASTGAAKAIGVVLPELAGKLSGSSYRVPVPTGSIVDLTIVTPTEGLTVETVNAAYKTASEDGSLVGYLKYTEDPIVSSDIQLDPHSSIFDAELTNVSGNLVKVSAWYDNEWGYSNRLVDLTEYVAERL from the coding sequence GTGGCTGTCAAGATCGGAATCAACGGCTTCGGCCGCATCGGGCGCAACTTTCTTCGCGCGGCTCTCGCGCAGGGCGCAGACCTCGAAATCGTGGCGGTGAACGACCTCACCGACAACAAGACGCTCGCGCACCTGCTCAAGTACGACTCCGTGGGCGGACGCCTGGCAGAGGACGTGTCGTACGACGAGGGCTCCATCACCGTCGGCGGCAAGTCCATCAAGGTCTTCGAAGAGCGCGACCCCGCGAATCTCCCCTGGGGTGAGCTGGGCGTCGACATCGTCATCGAGTCGACCGGTCGCTTCACCAAGGCCGACGACGCCAAGAAGCACATCGCGGGCGGCGCCAAGAAGGTCATCATCTCGGCTCCTGCCACGGGCGATGACGCGACCCTCGTCATGGGAGTGAACGAAGAGACCTACAACCCTGAGACCGACGTGATCATCTCGAACGCGTCGTGCACCACGAACTGCCTGGCACCCCTCGCCAAGGTCTTCAATGACGCATTCGGGATCGAGCGCGGGTTCATGATGACCGCGCACGCCTACACGGCCGACCAGAACCTGCAGGACGGCCCGCACAGCGACCTGCGCCGCGCGCGTGGCGCTGCGATCAACATCGTCCCCGCGTCGACGGGTGCGGCCAAGGCCATCGGCGTCGTGCTGCCCGAACTCGCCGGCAAGCTGAGCGGCTCGTCGTACCGCGTCCCCGTGCCCACCGGCTCGATCGTCGATCTGACCATCGTCACGCCGACCGAGGGCCTCACCGTCGAGACGGTCAACGCCGCCTACAAGACTGCTTCGGAAGACGGCTCCCTCGTGGGCTACCTGAAGTACACCGAAGACCCGATCGTGTCGAGCGACATCCAGCTCGACCCGCACTCCTCGATCTTCGACGCCGAGCTGACCAACGTCAGCGGCAACCTGGTCAAGGTGTCGGCGTGGTACGACAACGAGTGGGGCTACTCGAACCGTCTCGTGGACCTCACCGAATACGTGGCCGAGCGCCTCTAG
- a CDS encoding phosphoglycerate kinase, translated as MALRTLDSLGSLAGKRVIVRCDLNVPLKDSAITDDGRVRASLPTLNALIQQGARVVVCSHLGRPDGAPDPKYSLEPVAQRLSELLGKPVAFALDTVGESAHDAVAALEDGDIAVIENLRFNTGETAKDDAERGAFAAQLAELGDALVSDGFGVVHRKQASVYELAEILPSAAGLLIAAELDVLDRLTENPERPYTVVLGGSKVSDKLGVISHLLPRVDRLLVGGGMLFTFLVAQGHRVGASLLEADQLDTVRQYLKTAEESGVEIVLPTDVVVASKFGADAEHVVTSADRIEDTPFGASGLGLDIGPDTSARFAEVIRDSRTVFWNGPMGVFELAPFAAGTKAVAQALTEVDGLSVVGGGDSAAAVRQLGFQDDQFGHISTGGGASLEFLEGKKLPGLEVLGWQ; from the coding sequence ATGGCTCTGCGCACCCTCGATTCGCTGGGTTCGCTCGCAGGAAAGCGCGTCATCGTCCGTTGTGACCTGAACGTCCCTCTGAAGGACTCGGCGATCACGGACGACGGCCGCGTGCGAGCCTCCCTGCCCACGCTGAACGCCCTGATCCAGCAGGGCGCACGGGTCGTCGTCTGCTCGCACCTCGGGCGTCCGGATGGCGCGCCGGACCCGAAGTACAGTCTCGAGCCGGTCGCGCAGCGCCTTTCGGAGCTGCTCGGGAAGCCCGTCGCGTTCGCCCTCGACACCGTGGGGGAGTCCGCACACGACGCCGTCGCGGCGCTCGAGGACGGCGACATCGCCGTCATCGAGAACCTGCGCTTCAACACCGGTGAGACGGCGAAGGACGACGCTGAGCGCGGAGCGTTCGCTGCTCAGCTTGCCGAGCTCGGTGACGCACTGGTGTCCGACGGGTTCGGCGTGGTGCACCGGAAGCAGGCGAGCGTCTACGAGCTGGCCGAGATCCTGCCATCCGCGGCCGGTCTGCTGATCGCCGCGGAGCTGGATGTGCTCGACCGACTCACAGAGAACCCGGAGCGGCCCTACACGGTCGTACTCGGCGGCTCGAAGGTCAGTGACAAACTGGGCGTGATCTCGCACCTCCTGCCGCGCGTGGACCGACTGCTGGTGGGTGGTGGGATGCTGTTCACCTTCCTGGTCGCGCAGGGGCACAGAGTCGGCGCGAGCCTGCTCGAGGCCGACCAGCTCGACACCGTGCGGCAGTACCTCAAGACTGCGGAGGAGTCGGGGGTCGAGATCGTCCTCCCGACGGATGTCGTGGTCGCGTCGAAGTTCGGTGCCGACGCGGAGCACGTGGTGACTTCGGCGGATCGCATCGAAGACACGCCGTTCGGGGCATCCGGTCTCGGTCTCGACATCGGACCCGACACGTCGGCACGCTTCGCGGAAGTCATCCGCGACAGCCGGACCGTCTTCTGGAACGGCCCGATGGGCGTGTTCGAACTCGCTCCGTTCGCCGCCGGCACGAAGGCCGTCGCCCAAGCTCTCACCGAGGTGGACGGGCTGAGCGTCGTCGGCGGCGGGGACTCGGCGGCCGCGGTGCGACAGCTCGGCTTCCAAGACGATCAGTTCGGCCACATCTCGACGGGTGGCGGCGCCAGCCTCGAGTTCCTCGAGGGCAAGAAGCTACCTGGACTGGAGGTCCTCGGATGGCAGTAG
- the tpiA gene encoding triose-phosphate isomerase translates to MAVATRTPFIAGNWKMNLDHLQAIAFVQKLHWSLKDAKHGDDSVEVGLFPPFTDLRTVQTLLDADKIPFALGGQDLSTKDSGAYTGEISGAFLAKLACRYVIIGHSERREYHAESDEVVAEKVKAALRHGLVPVICVGETSEDLEKFGASAVPVGQLQVALDGVASSADIVVAYEPVWAIGSGQAATPEQAQDVCAKLRDVIADKLGADAAARTRVLYGGSVKAANIASFMREPDVDGALVGGASLVVDEFSAIVRFQKHVGV, encoded by the coding sequence ATGGCAGTAGCAACGCGTACGCCGTTCATCGCAGGCAACTGGAAGATGAACCTCGACCACTTGCAGGCGATCGCATTCGTGCAGAAGCTGCACTGGTCGCTCAAGGACGCCAAGCACGGCGACGACTCGGTCGAGGTGGGGCTCTTCCCGCCTTTCACCGACCTCCGGACCGTCCAGACGCTCCTCGACGCCGACAAGATCCCGTTCGCCCTCGGCGGCCAGGACCTGTCGACCAAGGACTCCGGGGCGTACACCGGAGAGATCTCCGGCGCTTTCCTCGCGAAGCTCGCGTGCCGGTACGTCATCATCGGCCATTCCGAGCGTCGTGAGTACCACGCCGAGAGCGACGAGGTCGTGGCCGAGAAGGTCAAGGCCGCGCTGCGGCACGGCCTGGTCCCCGTGATCTGCGTCGGTGAGACATCCGAGGATCTCGAGAAGTTCGGCGCGAGCGCGGTGCCCGTCGGGCAGCTGCAGGTGGCGCTGGACGGCGTCGCCTCGAGCGCCGACATCGTCGTCGCCTACGAGCCGGTCTGGGCGATCGGCTCGGGACAGGCGGCGACTCCCGAGCAGGCGCAGGATGTGTGCGCCAAGCTGCGCGACGTCATCGCCGACAAGCTCGGGGCGGATGCCGCGGCCCGCACCCGCGTGCTGTACGGCGGATCAGTCAAGGCGGCGAACATCGCGAGCTTCATGCGCGAGCCCGATGTAGACGGCGCCCTCGTGGGCGGCGCGAGCCTCGTGGTGGACGAGTTCTCGGCGATCGTGCGCTTCCAGAAGCACGTCGGCGTCTGA